From a single Mesorhizobium shangrilense genomic region:
- the sufB gene encoding Fe-S cluster assembly protein SufB has product MPAVQDTIDRVRKIDVDQYKYGFETEIAVDKAPKGLSEEIIRFISAKKDEPSWMLEWRLEAYRRWLTLEEPTWARVNYPKIDFQDIYFYAAPKSTPGPTSLSDVDPELLKVYEKLGIPLREQEILAGVQKTDASELEEVSDNVYKSGRVAVDAVFDSVSVVTTFKKELAQAGVIFCSISEAIREHPELVKKYLGSVVPTSDNYYATLNSAVFTDGSFVFVPKGVRCPMELSTYFRMNEKNTGQFERTLIIAEEGAYVSYLEGCTAPQRDENQLHAAVVELVALDDAEIKYSTVQNWYPGDAEGKGGIYNFVTKRGDCRGDRSKISWTQVETGSAITWKYPSCILRGDDSSGEFYSIAVSNGYQQVDSGTKMIHLGKNTSSRIISKGIAAGFSQNTYRGQVSAHRKATNARNFTNCDSLLIGDQCGAHTVPYMEAKNSTAQFEHEATTSKISEDQKFYVMQRGIPEEEAIALIVNGFVKDVIQQLPMEFAVEAQKLIGISLEGSVG; this is encoded by the coding sequence ATGCCTGCTGTGCAGGACACGATCGATCGGGTCCGAAAGATCGACGTCGACCAATACAAATATGGGTTCGAGACCGAAATCGCTGTCGACAAGGCTCCGAAGGGCCTGAGCGAAGAGATCATCCGATTCATTTCGGCGAAGAAGGACGAGCCGTCCTGGATGCTGGAATGGCGTCTGGAAGCGTATCGGCGCTGGCTGACGCTGGAAGAGCCGACCTGGGCGCGCGTCAACTATCCAAAGATCGATTTCCAGGACATCTATTTCTATGCGGCGCCGAAGAGCACGCCCGGCCCGACGTCTCTGAGCGACGTCGATCCCGAACTGCTGAAGGTCTACGAGAAGCTCGGTATCCCGTTGCGGGAGCAGGAAATCCTCGCCGGCGTGCAGAAGACCGATGCCTCGGAACTCGAGGAAGTCAGCGACAATGTCTACAAATCGGGCCGCGTCGCTGTTGATGCGGTGTTCGATTCCGTTTCCGTCGTCACCACCTTCAAGAAGGAGCTGGCGCAGGCCGGCGTCATCTTCTGTTCGATCTCGGAAGCCATCCGCGAGCATCCGGAACTGGTGAAGAAGTATCTCGGTTCGGTCGTGCCGACTTCCGACAATTATTACGCGACGCTGAATTCCGCTGTGTTCACCGACGGTTCCTTCGTCTTCGTGCCCAAGGGCGTGCGCTGCCCGATGGAACTGTCGACCTATTTCCGCATGAACGAGAAGAACACCGGGCAGTTCGAGCGCACGCTGATCATCGCCGAGGAGGGGGCTTACGTCTCCTATCTCGAAGGCTGCACGGCGCCGCAGCGCGACGAAAACCAGCTTCACGCCGCCGTGGTCGAACTGGTGGCACTCGACGATGCCGAGATCAAATACTCGACGGTGCAGAACTGGTACCCCGGCGACGCCGAGGGCAAGGGTGGCATCTACAACTTCGTCACCAAGCGCGGCGACTGCCGTGGCGACCGTTCGAAGATCTCGTGGACTCAGGTCGAGACGGGTTCGGCTATCACCTGGAAATATCCGAGCTGCATCCTGCGCGGCGACGATTCGTCAGGCGAGTTCTATTCGATCGCGGTGTCGAACGGTTACCAGCAGGTCGATAGTGGCACCAAGATGATCCACCTCGGCAAGAACACGTCGAGCCGCATCATTTCCAAGGGCATCGCCGCCGGCTTCTCGCAGAACACCTATCGCGGCCAGGTCTCGGCGCACCGCAAGGCGACCAATGCTCGCAATTTCACCAACTGTGACTCCCTGCTGATCGGCGACCAGTGCGGCGCGCACACCGTGCCCTACATGGAGGCCAAGAACTCGACGGCGCAGTTCGAGCACGAGGCGACGACCTCCAAGATTTCCGAGGATCAGAAATTCTACGTCATGCAGCGCGGCATCCCGGAAGAAGAGGCGATCGCGCTGATCGTCAACGGCTTCGTCAAGGACGTCATCCAGCAACTGCCGATGGAATTCGCCGTCGAGGCGCAGAAGCTGATCGGCATCTCGCTCGAGGGAAGCGTGGGATGA
- a CDS encoding cysteine desulfurase family protein, with the protein MTATRAYLDYNASAPLLDSAREAMVAALDMSANPSSVHAEGRAARRLIENARRDVASVVNARREHVAFTSGATEAASTLLTPDWQMGRGSVRMSRLYVCEADHPCVLNGGRFPAALVTRIGVDADGVVDLGALAAALAAHDKTEGLPLVAVHAANNETGVIQPVDRIAEIVKAAGGVLVIDAVQAAGRIHIDMSAGYGDYLILSSHKIGGPKGVGAVIALSDLMMPKPLINGGGQEKGHRGGTENLPGIAGFGAAAREALAGLKDIDSVRHRRDEIETIVKTLVPDAEIFGTGATRLANTTFFAIAGVKAETAQIAFDLAGVALSAGSACSSGKVGPSHVLKAMGHGDSLGALRVSIGAATSAEDIALFRAALAGIASRRAVREQAA; encoded by the coding sequence ATGACCGCGACACGCGCCTATCTCGACTACAATGCCAGCGCGCCGCTGCTAGACTCGGCGCGTGAGGCCATGGTTGCGGCGCTCGACATGTCGGCCAACCCGTCGTCGGTCCATGCTGAGGGACGCGCGGCACGGCGGCTGATCGAGAATGCCAGGCGCGATGTGGCGTCGGTGGTCAACGCCAGGCGCGAGCATGTTGCGTTCACCTCCGGCGCAACCGAAGCGGCCTCGACATTGCTGACCCCGGATTGGCAGATGGGACGTGGCTCGGTGCGTATGAGCCGTCTTTACGTTTGCGAGGCAGATCACCCTTGCGTCTTGAACGGCGGGCGCTTCCCTGCGGCGCTGGTCACGCGGATCGGCGTTGACGCCGACGGTGTTGTCGATCTCGGCGCATTGGCGGCGGCTCTTGCCGCGCATGACAAGACTGAAGGCCTGCCGCTTGTGGCTGTTCATGCAGCCAACAACGAGACCGGCGTCATCCAGCCTGTCGATCGCATCGCCGAGATCGTCAAGGCGGCGGGCGGCGTCCTGGTAATCGACGCGGTTCAGGCCGCAGGGCGAATTCATATCGACATGTCAGCCGGTTACGGCGATTACCTGATTCTGTCCTCGCACAAGATCGGCGGCCCCAAGGGTGTCGGCGCCGTCATCGCCTTGTCCGATCTGATGATGCCGAAGCCGCTGATCAACGGAGGTGGCCAGGAGAAGGGCCATCGCGGCGGCACCGAGAACCTGCCCGGGATTGCCGGGTTCGGGGCGGCGGCGCGGGAAGCTCTGGCCGGGCTCAAGGACATCGACAGCGTGCGGCATCGCCGCGACGAGATCGAGACCATCGTCAAAACCCTGGTGCCCGACGCGGAAATCTTTGGAACCGGCGCGACACGGCTTGCCAATACGACATTCTTCGCTATTGCGGGCGTCAAGGCTGAAACGGCGCAGATTGCCTTCGATCTCGCTGGTGTCGCCCTGTCGGCGGGCTCAGCATGCTCTTCGGGCAAGGTCGGGCCAAGCCATGTGCTGAAGGCCATGGGCCATGGCGACAGCCTTGGAGCCCTGCGTGTTTCGATTGGTGCGGCCACAAGCGCCGAGGACATCGCATTGTTTCGGGCGGCCCTTGCAGGAATAGCGTCCCGCCGGGCAGTCAGGGAACAGGCCGCTTGA
- a CDS encoding alpha/beta hydrolase — translation MPEVIFTGPAGRLEGRYQPSKEKSAPIAIVLHPHPQFGGTMNNKIVYDLFYMFQKRNFTTLRFNFRGIGRSQGEFDHGTGELSDAAAALDWVQSLHPDSKSCWVAGYSFGSWIGMQLLMRRPEIEGFISIAPQPNTYDFSFLAPCPSSGLIIHGDADKVAPPKDVQGLVDKLHTQKGITITQKTLPGANHFFANDADLLLEECADYLDRRLAGELSDPRPKRLR, via the coding sequence ATGCCTGAGGTCATTTTTACCGGTCCGGCTGGTCGCCTGGAAGGCCGCTATCAGCCGTCCAAGGAAAAGAGCGCGCCGATCGCCATCGTCCTGCACCCGCACCCCCAGTTCGGCGGCACGATGAACAACAAGATCGTCTACGACCTCTTCTACATGTTCCAGAAGCGGAATTTCACCACGCTTCGCTTCAATTTCCGCGGCATCGGCCGCAGCCAGGGCGAGTTCGACCACGGCACGGGCGAATTGTCGGATGCCGCCGCGGCGCTCGACTGGGTCCAGTCGCTGCATCCGGATTCCAAGAGCTGCTGGGTCGCGGGCTATTCGTTCGGCTCGTGGATCGGCATGCAGCTTCTGATGCGCCGGCCGGAGATCGAAGGCTTCATCTCGATCGCACCGCAGCCCAACACCTACGACTTCTCGTTCCTGGCGCCCTGCCCCTCGTCCGGCCTCATCATCCATGGCGATGCCGACAAGGTGGCGCCGCCAAAGGATGTCCAGGGCCTGGTCGACAAGCTGCACACGCAAAAGGGCATCACCATCACCCAGAAGACGTTGCCGGGAGCGAACCATTTCTTCGCCAACGACGCCGATCTTCTGCTGGAGGAATGCGCTGATTATCTCGACCGCCGGCTTGCCGGCGAATTGTCGGATCCACGGCCGAAGCGGCTGAGGTAA
- a CDS encoding FMN-binding negative transcriptional regulator, which translates to MYEPPLFQEIRPDVLRGLIRAHPLGMLISNGSEGPVANLLPFLLDADVPPNGRLRAHLARANPQWRLLADNPASPVLIVFQGVDSYVTPSWYETKRETGKVVPTWNYAMVQVRGMVRVIEDQDWLAQQITELTASQEGRREAPWAVTDAPASFIQSQIKGIVGLEIEITDMRGKWKVSQNRPVADRVGVAEGMENEEPNSPDMAKLVRSYGGLDNT; encoded by the coding sequence ATGTACGAGCCCCCTCTTTTCCAGGAAATACGGCCGGACGTGCTGCGCGGGCTGATAAGAGCACACCCGCTCGGCATGCTGATTTCCAATGGATCGGAGGGGCCGGTCGCGAACCTGCTCCCGTTCCTGCTCGACGCCGACGTGCCGCCAAACGGCCGGCTGCGCGCGCATCTTGCCCGGGCCAATCCGCAATGGCGTCTTCTGGCGGACAATCCGGCATCGCCCGTGCTCATCGTTTTCCAGGGCGTGGACAGCTATGTGACGCCGTCCTGGTACGAGACCAAGCGCGAGACCGGCAAGGTCGTGCCGACGTGGAACTACGCCATGGTCCAGGTGCGCGGCATGGTCAGGGTGATCGAGGACCAGGACTGGCTGGCGCAGCAGATCACGGAGTTGACCGCGTCCCAGGAAGGCCGTCGCGAAGCTCCCTGGGCAGTCACCGATGCTCCAGCCTCGTTCATCCAATCGCAGATCAAGGGCATTGTCGGGCTGGAGATCGAGATCACGGACATGCGCGGCAAGTGGAAAGTCAGCCAGAACCGTCCGGTCGCCGACCGCGTCGGCGTTGCCGAGGGCATGGAAAACGAAGAGCCCAACTCGCCCGACATGGCCAAATTGGTAAGATCCTACGGCGGGCTGGACAACACCTGA